The Microcystis panniformis FACHB-1757 region ACGGGATAAATGAATTTGACCAAGTTTATTTAAAGTGGCTTCTACTGCCACATTATCACCAGATTTTCTGGCATTAGCTAGGATTTTATCATAGATGATTATCGCCTCATTAAAAGCTCGTACCTGTTGATAGGATGTACCTAGTAATGCTAATAATTCCCCGTCCATTGTCTGGTTAGTTTCTGCGGTTTGTTGCACAGTTTTTAAACGAGCAGTAATTAATTTAACATCCTCGGTTCGATCTCGATTCCAAGCTGCTAAACCCACTTTTCCCAAAGATTTGACTTCTTCTTTTGCTCCTAAATAACGATTTAATTTAATCACTTCATACCAGATGGGAAAAGCTTCCTCATTTAATCCCGCATCGTATTTAGCCTGAGCTTCAGCATCGCGTTGATCGATGTATAATAACAGTTGACGACGCTCCAAGGGAGTTAAAGGGCGATCGATTGCGGGTAATAAAGGACTTTTTAGGGGAGTTTCGAGGGGATTGGGTGCAGGGGTTTCTGTTTGTGCTAGGAGAGGAAGGGAAGTACCGATCAAACAGAGCCATAAACTGAGAGAAAAACGTAGCATAATAGATTGATAAGAGCGTAGTAGAGGATGATATTTTGTGATCGATCGATTCTATAAGAGACTGACTGCCGAAAATTTGCGTTTCCCAATTTTGGGTTTAATTGCTAGTTTGATTGTAACCTTTAGTCTGGGGGCCTGTGGTGTCTCCCCGCAAGTTTTAGCAGAACAACGAATGTTTCTACCCCTCTCGGTCGAGTTTTTGGGAGAATATCAATTGCCACAAGCGGATTATCAAGGGACAAGGGTGGGGGGATTATCGGCAATTACATACGATCGTGCCAATAACCGCTTTTATCTCCTCAGTGATGATCGTTCTCAGAAAGCTCCGGCCCGCTTTTATCGGGCTAGTTTGCAGATAAATGGTGAAAAAATCGAAAAAGTGAATTTAGAGGCAGTCACGTTCCTAAAAGATGGCAAGGGAGAAACGTTTAAAAAGGGATCGATCGACCCGGAAGGTATCGCTTTTTCGCCCCGACAAACTTTGTTTATTTCCAGTGAAGGTGCGGTTAAACAGGGAATTGCTCCTTTTATTGCTGAATTTGATTTGCAGGGACAATTAAAGGAGTCTTTGTTAATTCCTAATCGCTTTTTACCAGATGATACCAATCAAAAAGGAATACAGGATAATTTAGGGTTTGAATCCTTAACTTTAGGGATTACCAGCACTCTCAAAGACGATCCTTTTCGTTTGTTTACTGCCACAGAAAGCGCGTTAATTCAAGATAGTCCCACGGGAAAAAGAGCAGAAAATCTCAGAGTGCGACTTCTTCATTATGTTATTGATCCGATTGGTGCGCCTGTGTTAGTATCAGAACAATTGTATGTGTTAGATGAGCCACCCAGTGGTGCGAGATACTACGGTTTAACGGAATTATTAGCTTTAGAAAAAGAGGGTTATTTTCTCAGTTTAGAGCGAACTTTTGGTTTAGAAGGTTTTGGAGCGAAACTATTTCAGGTAGTTAATGGGAGTGCCACTGACACCTCGAAAATTGCTCGGATACCGGGAGAATTAGAAGCTTTACAGGTGCAACCCTTGCGGAAAAAATTATTACTAGATTTAGGGACTTTGGGGATTGATTTAGATAATTTAGAAGGAATGACCCTCGGTCCAAGATTAGCTGATGGCAGTCGCTCTTTGATTTTAGTCAGTGATGATAATTTTAATCCGAATCAGGTCAATCAGTTTTTACTATTTCGACTCAAGGAAAAATAAACAAGAGATGGTTAATTGCCTCACCTATCCCCTTCTGGGAGAAGGATTGGGGTGAGGACTACCAATAAAAAAAATGGGATAAATAGCCGGTTTAAAGACACAACGGCCGGTTAATAATCACTTTTTTCGATATCTTTGCGAATATCATTCAGGTCAATATAGCGATCGGTGGCATTTCGCAATTCCCTAGCGATCATCCCTTCCGTAGAAACTACGGTAATATGAGTATTTTTAGAGCGCAATAGTTCGATCGCTCGTTCAAAATCTCCATCACCGCTAAATAAAATCACTCGATCATATTGATCGACGGTATTAAACATATCGACGACAATTTCGATATCTAAATTAGCCTTCTGAGAAAAACGACCGGAACTATCATCATAATATTCTTTCAAAATTTTCGTTCTCACCGTATAACCCAAACTAATTAAAGCATCGCGAAAACCTCTTTGATCTTGGGAATCTTTTAAACCCGTGTACCAAAAGGCATTAATTAACATAATATTCGGGTCGTTGGTGAAGTAATTTAACACCTTGCGCGGGTCAAAAAACCAACCATTTTTTTGTTGAGCATAAAACATATTATTGCCATCCACAAAAATCGAAAGGCGATCTTTCGGACGACCGCCACCATTACAATGACAAAGACCGGCTTCTGTCATACAAAATACATACCTAATTTTTTATAGAGTTTAACTATAAAATTACCTTTGAGTAATTTTACGGGGGAAAACGACTATTCTTTGAGGAATAGCGGTGATTTGAGAGCAAAAGGATAGCAACTAAAATAAAAATTAGCTTTTTTGTCTAAGTAGGGAGGCACAATTATTTGTAGGATGGGTTAGCGGTAGCGTAACCCATGCGGGCGTTGGGTTTCATGCTTCAACCCAACCTACGTTCATCTTATATTTAATTCCACCCACCCACTTAGGAGACAAATTAGATAATAGTTTCGGAATAATTAAAAGTGATAATAGGGGGATTGTACAGTAATTAGGTCATTTTGATAATCTTTCTCGATAGATGGGTATCAATAGGGCTGGTTAGATCAGGTAGGAACACCAATCACTCCAACCTCCAGAATATAGCTTAACATTCTCGTATCCGGCTAGGGTCAGGGAAAAGATATTAACACAGGCTGTCACTCCTGAACCACAGTAGAGGATAATTTCTCGATCGCCTTGCCGCTCTTGCCAACGTTGTTTTTGCAGGTCCTGGGGTTGAGAAAAACCCTGACTATCGGTGACTTCCAACCAGGGATAATTAAGCGCCCCCTCGATGTGGCCGGCGATCGGATCGATCGGTTCCCTTTCACCCCGATAGCGATCGCTTTCCCTAGCATCAATTAACACCACTCCCCCTTGCTCTTTTTGCCTTTTTACCTCCTCGATCGTGACTACCCAATCCTGTTGAACTTGGGGGAGAAAAGAGCCGGTTTTCGGCACAGGTATCTGATTAGAGACGGGATAACCGGCATTTAACCAATTTTGCCAACCACCATCGAGAATGCTGACTCGTTCATGGCCCAGATAACGTAATAACCACCAGAGACGACTGGCAAAGGCAAAACGGGAGGCATCGTAGGCGATGACATGGGTTTGACCAGAAATCACCCCTAAAGAGCTTAATTTAGCGGCTATCGTCTGCGGATTCGGTAAAGGATGACGGCCGCCATGAGGGGCAACGGGAGCCGATAAATCGCGATCGAGGTGTAAATAGAAGGCATTTTCAATATGATTGGCTAAATACTCTTGATAACCGAGATCGGGATCGTTTAACTGAAAACGACAGTCAATAACCATCAGATCGGGGCGATCGAGATTAGTCACTAACCAACTAGGAGAAACTAGGGGTGCGATCGGATTCATGGCGGGAAAATTGTTTAATAATTAATAGACAGTTGCGCTGATCTTCGCTGCGAGTATAACTGAGTTGATCGGCGATTTTTTCGAGGATCGGCAGTCCTTGCCCATGAGCGGAGAAACTATAGTCACGATGGGCATTTTTCTCGATAAAGCTCTCTAAATCGAAGGCGGAACCCCGATCCCAGATGCGAAGTTCCATCTGGTGGGGGGCAATCTCGATCTCGATCTCGATCGGGATTTCGGGAGGTAGGTGTCGGTGAGCGTGACGGACTGCATTGGTAAAACCTTCGGCAAGAGCAAGCTGACACTGGAGCCAGTCTTTTTGGGGAATGCCCGCTGGTTCAAGTTGCTCAAAATATTTTAAAACGGTATCTAAGGACTTGAGATCGCTATCTACCTGAAAAGAAATCTTCACCCCCGGCTTACCTCTCCAATGCCTTACGCTAGAAGTTATACCATTTTTCCCAAACTATGACTGATGTGTTAGCTCGATTCTGGATTTAATCCCTGGTTGAGGGACAAGCAAAGTCATCTGTCAGGGAGTCGGGGGTAGGCAGTAAGATTGAGATAGTCACGTCACAAAAAAGATGGTACGAATTCTAGTAATTGATGATGATGGAGTAATTCAAACGTTTTTGAGCCGCGCTTTGCGGAAGGAATACGAGGTTTTTATTGCCAGTGATGGGGAAGAAGGATTAAAGCAAGCGGGGCAACTAAAACCAGCGATGATTATTTGTGATTGGATGATGCCGGGGATCGATGGGTTGGAAGTTTGCCGGCAAATTAAGCTTAATCCCCAACTGTCAACGACTTTTTTTATCCTCTTAACTTCTTTGGGATCGGTGGAGGATCGGGTGAAGGGATTGGATGCGGGGGCCGATGATTTTTTGTGTAAACCGATCGAAATTAATGAGTTAAAAGCGCGTGTGCGAGCGGGAATTCGTTTGCATCAATTAAGTCATGATCTGCAAGCACAAAAACAATTACTAGAAATGGAGTTAGCGGAGGCGGCGGACTATGTGCGATCGCTGTTACCAGAATCTTTTATTTCTCCAAAACTTGCTATCGATTTTCGCTTCCTTCCTTCTCGTCGATTGGGGGGGGATGGATTTGATTATTATTGGTTAGATAATGACCATTTGATGTTATATCTTTTAGATGTGGCTGGCCATGGTTTGCGAGCGGCTTTACCTTCCCTTTCGGTGATTAATTTACTCCGTTCCCGTGGTTTAACTCAGGTGAATTACTATCAACCTAATCAGGTTTTACATGGGTTAAATCAAGTTTATCAAATCAGTCCTAAGAATGATAAATATTTTACTATCTGGTACGGAATTTATGATCAGAAACAACAACAGTTAACCTATGCCAGTGCCGGTCATCCCCCGGCAGTTCTCCTGACTCAAAAACCTTTTGGACAGATGATTGAAACCAGACTGAAAGCCCCCGGTTTTCCCATCGGAATGTTTCCGGAAGCAGAATATATCAATCAGGTTCAATCCCTGAATTTCTCCAGTAGCCTTTATCTTTTTAGCGATGGAATTTACGAGATCGATTGTGCTGATGGTAGGATGTGGGGACTAGAAAACTTTATTCAATCTTTACGAAATTATCACTGTAATTCTGCTAAAAATCTTGATAATTTTATTGAAAAAATTCAAGCTTTACAATTTGATGGTAATTTTAGGGATGATCTTTCGATCATGCAGGTGGATTTTCGTTAATTAACTTCCGAGGATTTTTTGTTCTAATTCTTCTCGGTTATTAAAAATTTCAAAAACTCGATCCATATCGGTCAATTCAAACAACATTTTTATCTGCTCATTAATCGAGCAGATCAATAGTTTACCCCCCGCAGAACGCACGGTTTTTAAGGATAAAACTAGCGCCCCTAAACCAGAACTATCCATAAAGGTGACATTCTTGAAATCAACGATAATAACCTCGGAACCTCCCTGCACGGCTTCGGCAATTTCTTGGCGAAATTCGCTGGCTTGGTTGCCATCTAAAATACCCGATGGTTGAATAACTTTGATGGAAGAACTCATAAAAAAAAGGAAAAATTAAATGTTTTCTACCTGCTCACTGATAACTGCTCGCTGAAATCTGCTGATAGCAGCCAATCTTTAACTATTTTTAACATATTAGGGTCAAGAAAAGCGCAAAATTAAAAATAGGAATTTTTGAAACTGTATGGAAAGTTACGATGTCATCCTCATCGGTGCGGGGCATAATGGTTTAGTTTGTGCCGCCTATCTCCTCAAAGCCGGTTATCGTGTCCTCCTTCTCGAACAGCGTAGCGTACCAGGAGGAGCGGCTACCACAGAAGCGGTTATCCCAGAGCTAGCCCCCGATTTTAAGTTTAATCTCTGTGCGATCGATCACGAATTTATTTTTTTGGGACCGGTAATTGAGGAATTGGAGCTAAAACGCCACGGATTAGAGTATTTATTCTTCGATCCTACCGTTTTCTGTCCCCATCCCTCTGGCCAATATTTTCTTTCCTATCGCTCTCTGGAAAAAACTCACGCCGCAATTGCCCAGTTTTGTCCGCGAGATGCCGATCGCTACCTTCAGTTTATCGACTATTGGGGACAGTTGATGAATGCGATTGGGCCTTGGTTTAACGCTCCGCCCCAAGATTTGCTCAGAATCGCCCGCAATTATAACTCTAGTGCCTTAGCTAGTGTCTGGAAAGCGATCGGCTCGAAAAAGAAACTGCTCGACTTCATCCGCACGATGATTACTTCCCCGAAGATGTCCTCAATGAATGGTTTGAGAGCGAATTTGTCAAAGCACCCCTGGCTCGTCTAGCGGCGGAAATTGGCGCTCCTCCCTCCCAAAAAGGCATTACCTCCGGGATGATGATGATGGCAATGCGTCATTCCCCCGGGGTGGCTCGCCCTCGTGGTGGTACAGGCGCACTAACCGAGGCTCTGGTGAAATGTGTTGTTAGTCTCGGTGGGGTGATTTTAACCGAGCAGAAAGTTAAACAGATTCTAATCGAGGAAGGACAAGCGATCGGGGTTAGGGTGGACTCTGGACAGGAATATCTGGCAAAAGCGGGTGTTATCTCTAATATTGACGCTAGACGAGTTTTTTTACAGTTAGTCGCCCCCGCCGATGTGGATGCCGCCGATCCAGAATTGCGAGAAAGGGTAGAACGGCGAATTGTCAATAACAATGAAACAATTCTTAAAATTGATTGCGCCCTCGCCGAAGCACCAAGGTTCGAGGCTTACGATCACAAAGAGGAGTATTTACAGGGAACGATTCTCATCGCCGATTCCGTGCGTCACGTTGAACAGGCCCACGCTTTAACGATTTTGGGGCAGATTCCCGACGAAAATCCCTCGATGTACCTAGATGTCCCCACTATTCTCGATCCCTCCATGGCTCCCCAGGGCAAGCATACCCTCTGGATCGAATTTTTTGCCCCCTATCAGATTGCTGGGGCCGAGGGAACAGGATTAAACGGCACGGGATGGACGGAAGAATTAAAAAATCGCGTGGCCGATCGAGTTCTTGATAAACTGGCCGATTATGCCCGAATCTCAAATCCGCCATTATTGCCCGTCGGGTGGAAAGTCCGGCAGAATTGGCTAATCGTTTGGGTTCCTATAAAGGTAATTACTATCATCTTGATATGACCTTAGATCAGATGATTTTCCTGCGTCCTTTGCCAGAAATAGCTAACTACAAAACCCCAATTAAAAACCTTTATTTAACTGGGGCAGGCACTCACCCCGGCGGCTCAATTTCGGGAATGCCGGGGCGCAATTGCGCTCAGGTTTTCCTGCGGGATCGAAGCACTTTTCTGCAACGATTATTCAACTAAGTAGGGTTGGCTGAATAAATCTAAAAACCTTGTTGGATAAGACTTTTAGACTTTTTTGATCTCAAAAAGTGCCAGCCGAGAGTGAGCGGGGCGAAAATTCCGGGACTTTTTCCCTGAAAATTAGGTAATTGACCGTCTGAAAATGGGTAAAACCCTACACCCCACACCCCACACCCCACACCCTGCCCCCACGAAAAACTTTTTCAGCAGACCCTAAGTAGGGAGGCACAATTATTTGTAGGATGGGTTAGCGGTAGCGTAACATAATCGGGCGTTGGGTTTCATGCTTCAACCCAACCTACGTTCTCTCTGACTTCTTGTTTTAAGATGGAGAATGAAACAGCCCTAGGGGGGCAGGGGGGTGGGGAAATAAATAATCAGTTTTTAATAACTGGATTTACTATGACAACAATTTTTGATTTTTGCAGGAGATCTATCGAGTCGAGGAATACTCGTAGTCTTCGATAATATGGAGAAGTCGCATAGCTGAACTACAGGATTCTTCTAAAATTTCCTGTTTCTCCTGAGAATCTTCGATTAAATCTTCAGATACTAGACGCAAAGAACCTAAAAGACTATTAAGACTGCTTCTCGCTTCGTAGGATAAATAAGCTTTTCTTTTTTGCTCATCTTCCCTATTCTTAGAGTCGGCCTCTTTGCTATCACTAAATTGCAGAGCGTGTAAACGGGCATAATGACCACCTTGAGCTAATAATTCCTCATGATTGCCGATTTCTGCCACTTTTCCCTTGTCTAGCACCACAATTTGATAGGCTTTTTGAACAGTGGAAAGACGGTGAGCGATCACAAGAGTAGTCCGCTCGCGACAGAGTTCATCGATCGCTTCCTGTACTAAACGCTCAGAAATTGTATCCAAAGCACTGGTGGCTTCATCGAGAATGAGAATATCCGGCTCTCGCAGTAAGGCACGAGCGATCGCTAATCTTTGTTTTTGTCCCCCCGAAAGTCTCACTCCCCGATCGCCAATTTCCGTATCCAGTCCTTCCGGCAGTTTGGAGATAAACTCGTAGGCATTCGCCCTTTTTGTCGCTGCTACAATTTCTGCATCACTAACATCGCTTAATCCGTAGGCAATATTAAAACGGAGAGAATTATTAAAGAGAAAAGTGTCTTGACTGACTATTCCCATGGCTTTTCTCAGAGATTTGATCTCATAATCCCGTAAATCTTGACCGTCAAAAAGAATCCTCCCAGCTGTAGGATCATAAAAGCGTGGTAATAAATCAGCAATTGTCGATTTTCCCGCCCCCGAAGCACCAACAAGAGCGATCATTTTTCCTTTTGGAATCCACAGATCGATGCCCTTGAGAACTAATTCTTGATGACCAGGATAGGAAAATTGGACGTTATCAAAATGAATACCTGTCTCTAATCTTTGATAGGGAATAGAGCCATTGCTCATAAATGGTTTATTCTCTCGAATGAGAAAATCCGCTACCACCTCTACTGCGGAAATATCACCCAATAGACTACTCCTAGCACTGTTAATTTGACTAACTATCGGCAAGGCCCGGAAAAGTACATAGAGATAGGTTAATAAAATTGTCGCTAAAGCTTGCAGTTGTTCATTAAAAAGATAACGACCAGCAATGATAATTAAAGCAATAATAATTACCCCACCGATCTCATTGAGCGGAGCGATTACAGCATTATTAGTCTGGGCATCTAAACCCGCTTTCTCCCGGGCTTCGATATCTTCCACAATAGATTCTAATTCGTATCTTTCATTGCCTACCGCTTTAATTAGACGAATTCCCGTTAACAGTTCCAACAGTTTATTAGTTTGCTGTTTAGCCGTTACGGTGATAATCTCTCCAAACTTTTTCGATCTCTTGACAAAGTATTGATTAAGCAGACCTAAAAAGCCACCCAAAACACTTGAAAGAATAGTTAATTGCCAAGAAATTGATAATAAAATAGCTAAGTACATGAAAGCTGTAGCGATAATCTTAATCAGGTTTATGTAATTTCTAATTGATGCTACAGCCCGATTAATCTCCGACATGAAACGATTAAAAATATCTCCTATTTTACTTTTTACATAATAATCTATATCCACTTCTAGCAGCAGAATAACTGAATCAATTCGCATATCTTTTGCCATAATTAAAGACAAGTAAGTGCCTAGCAAATTACTGACAAAATTGGTAATGTGCTTGAGAATTAAAATCAATAATATCGCCGCAAACATCCAGAAAAAACGAGTATCGACCGAGAAAAACTCGAAAACTGAGAGCAGCTTTTTGATAATTTCGGGGGCATTTTTTAAGATATCATTTTCGGGATTAATAAAAGAAATTAGTAAGGGGATAACTAAAATAGCTCCCACCCCATTAAATATGGTACTGGCAAAGCCGATAACAATACTGGAAACCACTAATATCCAGTGTTTAAGCGTATATTTAAGCAGAATTTGCTGAGGATTCATCGCTATAAGTAATAAAGTAAATAGTCAACGGTCAACTAATATTTCCCTTCCAGAGAAGTAATTATGCCAGAGAGAGTTGTCGCCATGGCGGTGGT contains the following coding sequences:
- a CDS encoding LabA-like NYN domain-containing protein — its product is MTEAGLCHCNGGGRPKDRLSIFVDGNNMFYAQQKNGWFFDPRKVLNYFTNDPNIMLINAFWYTGLKDSQDQRGFRDALISLGYTVRTKILKEYYDDSSGRFSQKANLDIEIVVDMFNTVDQYDRVILFSGDGDFERAIELLRSKNTHITVVSTEGMIARELRNATDRYIDLNDIRKDIEKSDY
- a CDS encoding ATP-binding protein: MKISFQVDSDLKSLDTVLKYFEQLEPAGIPQKDWLQCQLALAEGFTNAVRHAHRHLPPEIPIEIEIEIAPHQMELRIWDRGSAFDLESFIEKNAHRDYSFSAHGQGLPILEKIADQLSYTRSEDQRNCLLIIKQFSRHESDRTPSFS
- a CDS encoding ABC transporter ATP-binding protein, whose protein sequence is MNPQQILLKYTLKHWILVVSSIVIGFASTIFNGVGAILVIPLLISFINPENDILKNAPEIIKKLLSVFEFFSVDTRFFWMFAAILLILILKHITNFVSNLLGTYLSLIMAKDMRIDSVILLLEVDIDYYVKSKIGDIFNRFMSEINRAVASIRNYINLIKIIATAFMYLAILLSISWQLTILSSVLGGFLGLLNQYFVKRSKKFGEIITVTAKQQTNKLLELLTGIRLIKAVGNERYELESIVEDIEAREKAGLDAQTNNAVIAPLNEIGGVIIIALIIIAGRYLFNEQLQALATILLTYLYVLFRALPIVSQINSARSSLLGDISAVEVVADFLIRENKPFMSNGSIPYQRLETGIHFDNVQFSYPGHQELVLKGIDLWIPKGKMIALVGASGAGKSTIADLLPRFYDPTAGRILFDGQDLRDYEIKSLRKAMGIVSQDTFLFNNSLRFNIAYGLSDVSDAEIVAATKRANAYEFISKLPEGLDTEIGDRGVRLSGGQKQRLAIARALLREPDILILDEATSALDTISERLVQEAIDELCRERTTLVIAHRLSTVQKAYQIVVLDKGKVAEIGNHEELLAQGGHYARLHALQFSDSKEADSKNREDEQKRKAYLSYEARSSLNSLLGSLRLVSEDLIEDSQEKQEILEESCSSAMRLLHIIEDYEYSSTR
- a CDS encoding esterase-like activity of phytase family protein; this translates as MIDRFYKRLTAENLRFPILGLIASLIVTFSLGACGVSPQVLAEQRMFLPLSVEFLGEYQLPQADYQGTRVGGLSAITYDRANNRFYLLSDDRSQKAPARFYRASLQINGEKIEKVNLEAVTFLKDGKGETFKKGSIDPEGIAFSPRQTLFISSEGAVKQGIAPFIAEFDLQGQLKESLLIPNRFLPDDTNQKGIQDNLGFESLTLGITSTLKDDPFRLFTATESALIQDSPTGKRAENLRVRLLHYVIDPIGAPVLVSEQLYVLDEPPSGARYYGLTELLALEKEGYFLSLERTFGLEGFGAKLFQVVNGSATDTSKIARIPGELEALQVQPLRKKLLLDLGTLGIDLDNLEGMTLGPRLADGSRSLILVSDDNFNPNQVNQFLLFRLKEK
- a CDS encoding STAS domain-containing protein yields the protein MSSSIKVIQPSGILDGNQASEFRQEIAEAVQGGSEVIIVDFKNVTFMDSSGLGALVLSLKTVRSAGGKLLICSINEQIKMLFELTDMDRVFEIFNNREELEQKILGS
- a CDS encoding PP2C family protein-serine/threonine phosphatase, which produces MVRILVIDDDGVIQTFLSRALRKEYEVFIASDGEEGLKQAGQLKPAMIICDWMMPGIDGLEVCRQIKLNPQLSTTFFILLTSLGSVEDRVKGLDAGADDFLCKPIEINELKARVRAGIRLHQLSHDLQAQKQLLEMELAEAADYVRSLLPESFISPKLAIDFRFLPSRRLGGDGFDYYWLDNDHLMLYLLDVAGHGLRAALPSLSVINLLRSRGLTQVNYYQPNQVLHGLNQVYQISPKNDKYFTIWYGIYDQKQQQLTYASAGHPPAVLLTQKPFGQMIETRLKAPGFPIGMFPEAEYINQVQSLNFSSSLYLFSDGIYEIDCADGRMWGLENFIQSLRNYHCNSAKNLDNFIEKIQALQFDGNFRDDLSIMQVDFR
- a CDS encoding sulfurtransferase is translated as MNPIAPLVSPSWLVTNLDRPDLMVIDCRFQLNDPDLGYQEYLANHIENAFYLHLDRDLSAPVAPHGGRHPLPNPQTIAAKLSSLGVISGQTHVIAYDASRFAFASRLWWLLRYLGHERVSILDGGWQNWLNAGYPVSNQIPVPKTGSFLPQVQQDWVVTIEEVKRQKEQGGVVLIDARESDRYRGEREPIDPIAGHIEGALNYPWLEVTDSQGFSQPQDLQKQRWQERQGDREIILYCGSGVTACVNIFSLTLAGYENVKLYSGGWSDWCSYLI